Proteins encoded by one window of Leishmania major strain Friedlin complete genome, chromosome 9:
- the JBP1 gene encoding putative DNA J-binding protein — MEPDPKKIKLDIFNFPTARETRTPEEVAESYAEAVKSHPFYDNVHSVIDFYDSGTIKDGRGQIIGVVLREALPKYAVSMASELLASAAVRTSLRSMMFGGESPLSGIAGYFDYRGSPVELKSRKTSFTYEHEAAWPAVFPVVDYVSELYRHVAPERWKAQNDAIPDVVRIHGTPFSTLTINSRFRTASHTDVGDFDGGYSCIACLDGHFKGLALAFDDFGINVLMQPRDVMIFDSHHFHSNTEVELSFSGEDWKRLTCVFYYRAALGEPASYAEYQRRLEKSKQDNSFTPVVSNVRVKENGTNLNRPSPVYPICPSPFWVPMVAHCLQHCASEAQCVHDAMTADGSRLAEVMFGEPLSTSDGIPLRGEDKKLKANSDSASRPLSRLGGFSETNLMVSTAVEKKKYLNSEFLSHFISAQLLDMWKQARGKWLELVGREWTHMLALNPERKDFLWKNQSEMNSAFFDLCEVGKQVMLGLLGKEVALPKEEQAFWTMYAVHLNAACAEELHMPHVAMSLRKLNVKLKDFNFGGTRYFKDMPPEEQKRRMERKQRIEEARRHGMSSGAHEKRANWLTNDSFDYQTEDCVVDYAQHKWPPPALHAKEITKNVRTGELPTREGVVRVLVVLPDPQSKLECVDCKLEVPETVRCSCEWERLMSSLAVRRVLAAAQRNLQLPGSVTHGNIEIRFAFHSRLPTDMCDFVVLQHVLSCIPDDVLASAYIRRAAALCTGCVYVVETDVQCRQYYTLKCAARCDYDAVASLFFQQLHRVSYGTKAARVRTKGELESLIPTVCCARYKLQGSPLNTTVHVVSPAPSR, encoded by the coding sequence ATGGAGCCTGACCCAAAGAAGATCAAACTGGACATCTTTAACTTCCCGACCGCCAGGGAGACACGGACGCCGGAGGAAGTGGCAGAGAGCTACGCGGAAGCCGTCAAGTCGCACCCTTTTTACGACAACGTGCACTCTGTGATCGACTTTTACGATAGCGGTACCATCAAAGATGGTCGTGGGCAAATCATTGGTGTTGTGCTGCGAGAAGCCCTACCAAAGTACGCGGTATCGATGGCGTCGGAGCTGCTGGcatccgctgccgtgcgcacgTCGCTTCGGAGCATGATGTTCGGCGGAGAGTCACCCTTGAGCGGTATTGCTGGCTACTTCGACTACCGCGGCTCACCAGTGGAGCTGAAGTCACGCAAAACGTCCTTCACATATGAGCACGAGGCAGCGTGGCCGGCGGTCTTCCCTGTCGTCGATTACGTCAGCGAGCTCTACAGGCATGTCGCACCGGAGCGGTGGAAAGCACAAAACGACGCCATTCCGGATGTGGTGCGCATTCACGGAACCCCGTTCTCCACGCTCACAATCAACTCCCGCTTCCGCACAGCCTCTCACACCGACGTTGGCGATTTTGACGGCGGCTACAGCTGCATTGCTTGCCTGGACGGGCACTTCAAAGGGCTGGCCCTTGCCTTCGACGACTTCGGCATTAACGTGCTCATGCAGCCGCGCGATGTGATGATATTCGACTCGCACCACTTCCACTCAAACACGGAGGTGGAGTTGTCGTTCTCAGGGGAGGACTGGAAGCGACTTACCTGCGTATTCTACTACCGGGCCGCCCTCGGTGAGCCGGCGAGCTACGCCGAGTACCAGCGCCGGTTGGAGAAGTCCAAGCAGGACAACAGCTTCACTCCAGTGGTGAGCAACGTGAGGGTTAAAGAGAACGGCACAAACCTAAACCGTCCATCCCCTGTATATCCTATCTGTCCCTCGCCGTTTTGGGTGCCGATGGTGGCGCATTGCCTGCAGCACTGCGCATCGGAGGCACAATGCGTTCACGACGCCATGACGGCGGATGGGAGTCGACTGGCTGAGGTTATGTTTGGGGAACCGCTGTCTACCTCAGACGGCATCCCACTGCGCGGAGAGGACAAGAAGCTGAAGGCCAACAGTGACAGCGCGTCCAGGCCGCTCTCGCGTCTGGGTGGGTTCAGCGAGACGAATCTGATGGTGTCCACGGCAGTAGAAAAGAAGAAGTACCTCAACAGCGAGTTCCTCTCCCACTTCATcagcgcgcagctgctggacaTGTGGAAGCAGGCACGCGGCAAGTGGCTGGAGCTGGTAGGCAGGGAATGGACGCACATGCTGGCCCTGAACCCCGAGCGCAAAGACTTTTTGTGGAAGAACCAGTCCGAGATGAACTCGGCTTTTTTCGACCTCTGCGAGGTGGGGAAGCAGGTCATGCTCGGCCTTCTGGGGAAGGAGGTGGCTCTGCCAAAGGAAGAGCAGGCTTTCTGGACCATGTACGCCGTGCACTTGAAtgcggcgtgcgcggaggagctgcacatGCCGCACGTCGCCATGTCACTTCGCAAGCTCAACGTGAAGCTGAAGGACTTCAACTTTGGCGGCACGCGATATTTCAAAGACATGCCTCCCGAGGAGCAGAAGCGCAGAATGGAGCGCAAGCAGCGCATTGAGGAGgcacgccgccacggcatGTCGTCTGGCGCACACGAAAAGCGAGCGAACTGGCTGACCAACGACTCATTCGACTACCAAACTGAGGACTGTGTGGTTGATTACGCCCAGCACAAgtggccgccgcctgcgcttCACGCAAAGGAGATAACGAAGAACGTGCGCACTGGCGAGCTGCCAACTAGGGAAGGTGTGGTGCGGGTGCTCGTTGTGCTGCCCGATCCGCAAAGCAAGTTGGAGTGTGTGGACTGCAAGCTGGAGGTGCCGGAAACGGTGAGATGTTCATGCGAGTGGGAGCGTTTGATGAGCAGCCTGGCTGTGCGTCGTGTCCtagccgctgcgcagcgcaacCTGCAGCTGCCTGGCAGCGTCACGCATGGCAACATCGAGATCCGCTTTGCCTTCCATAGCAGGCTGCCTACGGACATGTGCGACTttgtggtgctgcagcatgTCTTGAGCTGCATCCCAGATGACGTGCTGGCGTCGGCGTATATcagacgcgctgcagcgctctGCACCggctgtgtgtatgtggtgGAGACGGACGTGCAATGCCGACAATACTACACCCTCAAGTGTGCCGCTCGCTGCGACTACGACGCGGTCGCCTCATTATTcttccagcagctgcaccgggTGAGTTACGGGACGAAAGCGGCACGCGTGCGTACCAAGGGAGAACTGGAGTCTCTTATCCCCACGGTGTGCTGTGCGCGCTACAAGCTGCAAGGCTCGCCGCTGAACACGACCGTTCATGTCGTGTCTCCCGCTCCGTCCCGCTGA
- a CDS encoding putative cytochrome b5-like protein has product MTPNYIPLSEVEKHITENDLWFIKDLKVYDITKFVDQHPGGVDTLLSVAGKDGTSDFNAVGHSESAVEELARYYIGDVHPDDAEKVQQASIKAANNYFGIAVVLALVAICSFFIFRP; this is encoded by the coding sequence ATGACCCCCAACTACATTCCGTTGAGTGAGGTAGAGAAGCACATCACGGAAAATGACCTGTGGTTCATCAAGGATTTAAAGGTGTATGACATCACAAAGTTTGTGGATCAGCACCCGGGAGGCGTCGACACGCTTCTCAGCGTAGCGGGCAAGGATGGCACGAGCGACTTCAATGCTGTTGGCCACTCAGAGagcgcggtggaggagctcgcGCGGTACTACATCGGTGACGTGCACCCAGATGATGCGGAAAAGGTTCAGCAGGCTTCCATCAAGGCAGCGAACAACTACTTCGGCATCGCGGTGGTACTGGCGCTCGTTGCCATTTGCTCGTTCTTTATCTTCCGTCCTTGA